In a genomic window of Cynocephalus volans isolate mCynVol1 chromosome 1, mCynVol1.pri, whole genome shotgun sequence:
- the LPCAT3 gene encoding lysophospholipid acyltransferase 5 isoform X2, which yields MAGYPFALFYRHYLFYKDSYLIHLFHTFTGLSIAYFNFGNQLYHSLLCIVLQFLILRLMGRTVTAVLTTFCLQMAYLLAGYYYTATGNYDIKWTMPHCVLTLKLIGLAVDYFDGGKDQNSLSSEQQKYAIRGVPSLLEVAGFSYFYGAFLVGPQFSMNHYMKLVQGQLTDIPGKIPNSTIPALKRLSLGLVYLVGYTLLSPHITEDYLVTEDYENRPFWFRCMYMLVWGKFVLYKYVTCWLVTEGVCILTGLGFNDFEEGKAKWNACANMKVWLFETTPRFTGTIASFNINTNAWVSRYFFKRLKFLGNKELSQGLSLLFLALWHGLHSGYLVCFQMEFLIVIVERQAARLIQESPALSKLASITVLQPFYYLVQQTIHWLFMGYSMTAFCLFTWDKWLKVYKSVYFLGHVFFLSLLFILPYIHKAMVPRKEKLKKME from the exons CATTCCCTGCTATGTATTGTGCTTCAGTTCCTCATCCTTCGACTAATGGGCCGCACTGTCACTGCTGTCCTCACCACCTTTTGCTTACAGATG GCCTACCTTCTTGCTGGATATTATTACACAGCCACTGGCAACTACGACATCAAGTGGACAATGCCACACTGTGTTCTGACACTGAAGCTGATTG gtTTGGCTGTTGACTACTTTGATGGAGGGAAAGATCAG AACTCCTTGTCCTCTGAGCAACAGAAATATGCCATACGGGGTGTCCCTTCCCTGCTGGAAGTTGCTGGTTTCTCCTACTTCTATGGGGCCTTCTTGGTAGGGCCCCAGTTCTCAATGAACCACTACATGAAGCTGGTGCAGGGACAGCTGACTGACATACCAGGGAAGATACCAAACAG CACCATACCTGCTCTCAAGCGCCTCAGTCTGGGCCTTGTCTACCTGGTGGGCTACACTCTGCTCAGCCCCCACATCACAGAAGACTATCTCGTCACTGAAGACTATGAA AACCGCCCTTTTTGGTTCCGCTGCATGTACATGCTGGTCTGGGGCAAGTTTGTGCTGTACAAATACGTCACCTGTTGGCTGGTCACA GAAGGCGTGTGCATCCTGACAGGGCTGGGATTCAATGACTTTGAAGAGGGAAAGGCAAAGTGGAACGCCTGTGCCAACATGAAGGTGTGGCTCTTTGAAACCACCCCCCGCTTCACGGGCACCATCGCCTCTTTCAACATCAACACCAACGCCTGGGTGTCCCG TTACTTCTTCAAACGGCTCAAGTTCCTTGGAAATAAAGAACTATCGCAGGGACTCTCATTGCTATTCTTGGCCCTCTGGCACGGCCTACACTCAGGATACCTTGTCTGCTTCCAGATGGAATTCCTCATTGTTATTGTGGAGAGACAG GCTGCCAGACTAATTCAAGAGAGCCCAGCCCTGAGCAAATTGGCCTCTATTACTGTCCTACAACCCTTCTACTACTTGGTGCAACAGACCATCCACTGGCTCTTCATGGGCTACTCGATGACTGCTTTCTGCCTCTTCACATGGGACAAATGGCTTAAG GTGTACAAATCCGTCTATTTTCTTGGTCACGTCTTCTTCTTGAGCCTACTATTTATATTGCCTTATATTCACAAAGCAATGGTGCCAAGGAAAGAGAagttaaagaaaatggaataa